The following coding sequences lie in one Haladaptatus sp. DJG-WS-42 genomic window:
- a CDS encoding amphi-Trp domain-containing protein produces the protein MPEEVLFKSEQSQTRTEVATYLRTIADKLDAGGEFTLESGGESVSMNPPARVTFEVKAERETSRGASQGELSLELELEWDEGASDEDSSLSIS, from the coding sequence ATGCCAGAAGAAGTATTATTCAAATCAGAGCAGTCACAGACACGCACAGAGGTTGCGACCTACCTACGCACGATTGCGGACAAGCTCGATGCAGGGGGTGAATTCACGCTTGAATCAGGTGGCGAGTCGGTCAGCATGAACCCACCCGCACGGGTCACCTTCGAGGTGAAAGCAGAGCGCGAAACGTCACGAGGTGCGAGTCAAGGTGAACTCAGCTTGGAGTTAGAACTCGAATGGGATGAGGGTGCAAGCGACGAAGACTCGTCGCTCTCAATTTCGTAG
- a CDS encoding DUF1028 domain-containing protein gives MPQPRPATFSIAARDPDTDAVGVAVHSKFISVGSVVPFVSADAGAIATQSFANVAYGPEGLALLREGESAEAVIEELTVADDEAESRQVGVIGQDGSVAAFTGEECFDYAGDMQGENYSVQGNILVSEETLTAMADAFEETAGGLPEKLLAALHAGNDAGGDKRGEQSAAMYIAKPEGGYDGGNDRWVDVRVDDHESPIAELERVFRRYDITLLSRAAPEETRELAGESAQEVSETLAKLGLYEGTADETFGDAEREALEQFRGLNNFENHDLAVIEDAIARGWDAASGSGEERLVNALWHGLSRLDRL, from the coding sequence ATGCCACAACCACGACCTGCGACCTTCTCAATCGCTGCGCGCGACCCCGACACGGACGCCGTTGGCGTCGCCGTCCACTCGAAGTTCATCAGCGTCGGCTCCGTCGTCCCATTCGTGAGCGCTGATGCGGGCGCGATTGCGACCCAGAGCTTCGCAAACGTCGCATACGGGCCTGAAGGCTTGGCACTGCTCCGAGAGGGCGAGTCCGCAGAAGCGGTCATCGAGGAGTTGACCGTCGCAGACGATGAGGCCGAATCTCGGCAGGTCGGCGTCATCGGCCAAGACGGCTCCGTGGCGGCCTTTACGGGTGAGGAATGTTTCGACTACGCGGGCGACATGCAAGGTGAGAACTACTCTGTACAAGGTAACATCCTCGTGAGCGAGGAGACGCTAACCGCGATGGCCGACGCCTTCGAGGAGACGGCTGGTGGCCTGCCCGAAAAGCTGCTGGCCGCGCTTCACGCCGGAAACGACGCGGGCGGCGACAAGCGCGGTGAGCAGAGCGCGGCCATGTACATCGCCAAACCAGAGGGTGGCTACGACGGCGGAAACGACCGGTGGGTGGACGTGCGCGTAGACGACCACGAGAGTCCAATTGCCGAACTTGAACGGGTGTTTCGGCGCTACGACATCACGCTCCTTTCGCGGGCCGCCCCCGAGGAAACGCGGGAACTGGCTGGCGAGTCGGCGCAGGAAGTGTCAGAGACGCTCGCCAAACTGGGACTTTACGAAGGGACGGCCGACGAGACATTTGGAGACGCAGAACGAGAGGCACTCGAACAGTTTCGCGGCCTCAACAACTTCGAGAACCACGACCTCGCCGTCATCGAAGACGCCATCGCCCGTGGCTGGGACGCAGCAAGTGGGTCCGGCGAGGAGCGACTCGTGAACGCGCTTTGGCATGGCCTTTCACGACTCGACCGGCTGTAG
- a CDS encoding AI-2E family transporter has translation MVGTDLDRSRLGWWAVGAVLGISLLFVFYSFIGTFVFGVFIYYATRPIYDRLKTRIYPRSLAAFVALFTLALPALVLLAYSIAIALQELNTVQNTVELGPISSAVQPYLNVSTIVDDPVSYLETDTGIETLQEILNQGLNYAGFIGNLLLHLFVMIALAFYLLRDGHKITRWFQSRFGDERGVLETYLKNVDEDFHNIFFGNILNAVLTAIIAVLSYSVLDFMSPPGLAIPYAALIGLLAGVASLIPVVGMKLVYFPVTAYLGVVTVLSDEPQFWFVIVFAAVSFIIVDTLPDFVLRPYVSGRNLHVGAVMFAYIFGPLLFSWYGIFLGPILLVLIVHFARVILPELIAGTQIQPYAVDPTYLTEPPEPAASVDATTDGGESQSAE, from the coding sequence ATGGTTGGTACGGACTTAGACCGCTCCCGCCTCGGTTGGTGGGCTGTCGGCGCAGTTCTCGGGATTTCCCTCCTGTTTGTCTTTTACTCGTTTATCGGCACGTTCGTCTTTGGCGTGTTCATCTACTACGCGACCCGGCCTATCTACGACCGGCTCAAAACGCGCATCTATCCGCGCTCGCTCGCCGCGTTCGTCGCGCTATTTACCCTTGCCCTGCCCGCGCTGGTGTTGCTTGCGTACTCCATCGCAATCGCCCTCCAAGAGCTGAACACCGTCCAGAACACGGTCGAACTCGGTCCGATCTCGTCTGCCGTTCAGCCGTATCTCAACGTCTCGACCATCGTCGATGATCCCGTCTCGTATCTCGAAACGGACACCGGCATCGAAACGCTCCAAGAGATTCTGAATCAGGGGCTCAACTATGCAGGATTCATCGGCAATCTCCTCTTACACCTGTTCGTCATGATTGCCCTCGCGTTCTATTTGCTGCGCGACGGCCACAAGATTACGCGGTGGTTCCAGAGTCGGTTCGGTGACGAACGCGGCGTGCTCGAAACCTACCTGAAAAACGTCGATGAGGACTTCCACAACATCTTCTTCGGCAACATCCTGAACGCCGTGTTGACCGCGATTATCGCCGTCCTCTCGTACTCGGTGCTCGACTTCATGAGTCCACCCGGCCTCGCCATCCCGTACGCCGCACTCATTGGCCTGCTCGCGGGGGTGGCGAGTCTCATCCCGGTCGTTGGCATGAAACTCGTCTACTTCCCCGTGACCGCGTATCTTGGCGTCGTCACAGTACTCTCTGACGAGCCGCAGTTCTGGTTCGTCATCGTGTTCGCCGCCGTCTCGTTCATCATCGTGGACACACTCCCCGACTTCGTGCTTCGCCCCTACGTTTCGGGGCGGAACCTCCACGTGGGTGCCGTGATGTTCGCCTACATCTTCGGGCCATTATTGTTCAGCTGGTACGGCATCTTCCTCGGCCCAATCTTGCTCGTGCTCATCGTCCACTTCGCCCGGGTTATCCTCCCGGAGCTCATTGCTGGCACGCAAATCCAACCGTATGCGGTTGACCCGACGTACTTAACAGAGCCACCCGAACCAGCAGCGAGTGTGGATGCGACGACCGACGGTGGCGAGAGCCAGTCGGCTGAGTAA
- a CDS encoding ABC transporter ATP-binding protein codes for MIRVRNLRKEYSGFVAVSDSSFSVEPGDVFGIIGPNGAGKTTTLKMLAGLLTPTNGTATVAGLPADDPQMRTKLGYLPEESPLYEEMTPHSYLRFFADLYDVPRDVANERIKETLDALDLAYRDRRLGDMSKGMRRKVAIARSLVNDPDVLIYDEPASGLDPLTTNYVLEFTRELSEQGKTVVFSAHNLYHVESICDHLVIMNKGEIVARGTVEEIRAKHGRTAYHVFTSVPLPETTPDGGRHKIVVESMAEVDSIREAAREAGGDVVDLRTDEPSLEDIFLDLAKGATTA; via the coding sequence ATGATACGGGTTCGGAACCTCAGGAAAGAATACAGCGGATTCGTCGCCGTCTCGGATAGCAGCTTTTCTGTCGAACCCGGTGACGTGTTCGGCATCATCGGGCCGAACGGCGCGGGAAAAACGACGACGCTCAAGATGCTCGCCGGACTGCTCACGCCGACGAACGGCACGGCGACCGTCGCTGGCCTCCCCGCAGACGACCCACAAATGCGGACAAAACTCGGCTATCTGCCCGAAGAATCGCCGCTCTACGAGGAGATGACGCCCCACTCCTACCTTCGCTTTTTCGCAGACCTCTACGACGTGCCCCGTGACGTGGCAAACGAACGCATCAAGGAGACGTTGGACGCCTTAGACCTCGCCTACCGAGACCGGCGACTCGGGGACATGTCGAAGGGGATGCGCCGGAAGGTCGCCATCGCCCGGTCGCTCGTCAACGACCCCGACGTGCTCATCTACGACGAACCCGCGAGCGGCTTAGACCCGCTCACGACGAACTACGTCCTCGAATTCACCCGTGAGTTGAGCGAGCAGGGCAAGACGGTCGTCTTCAGCGCGCACAACCTCTATCACGTCGAGAGCATCTGCGACCACCTCGTCATCATGAACAAGGGTGAGATCGTGGCGCGCGGAACGGTCGAGGAGATTCGAGCAAAACACGGCCGGACGGCCTACCATGTGTTTACTTCGGTTCCTCTGCCCGAAACGACGCCCGACGGCGGCCGTCACAAAATCGTCGTCGAGAGCATGGCCGAGGTGGATTCGATTCGAGAGGCCGCGCGCGAGGCGGGCGGCGACGTGGTAGACCTCAGAACCGACGAACCGAGCCTCGAAGACATCTTCCTTGACCTTGCGAAGGGAGCGACGACGGCGTGA
- a CDS encoding transcriptional regulator: MVHTCRNCKRAFTSKLDLQLHQDNCSDAQLFCSQCGERFAERRATRDGWYYRCPTEDCEGQEIGEDLHYVSDMMVVR, encoded by the coding sequence ATGGTTCACACGTGCCGAAACTGCAAACGGGCGTTCACCAGCAAACTGGACTTACAGCTCCACCAGGACAACTGCTCTGACGCGCAGTTGTTTTGCTCCCAGTGTGGTGAGCGATTTGCAGAACGACGGGCAACACGAGATGGGTGGTACTATCGATGTCCGACAGAGGACTGTGAGGGACAGGAGATTGGTGAGGATCTCCACTACGTCTCTGACATGATGGTCGTACGATAA
- a CDS encoding YeeE/YedE family protein, with translation MYPLQLALDLSALFPRGVVPYALGGVLIGVGVATIYLATGIHAGASTFLESSLSYVSDLEPLNRFDYRESRDWRVVFTLGIVLGAGVYALAFQDGIWVTDVQWWRLLVGGVLIGIGTRLGKGCTSGHGVCGIGSRSRTSLTNVAVFLLVAAGIAHLVQAMGVSP, from the coding sequence ATGTACCCGCTTCAGCTTGCGTTAGACCTGAGCGCGCTGTTCCCGAGAGGCGTCGTACCGTACGCCCTCGGCGGCGTCCTCATCGGTGTCGGCGTCGCAACCATCTACCTCGCCACCGGCATCCACGCTGGAGCGAGTACGTTCCTCGAATCGTCGCTGTCGTACGTCTCCGACTTAGAACCGCTCAACCGGTTTGATTACCGCGAGTCGCGCGACTGGCGCGTCGTGTTCACCCTCGGCATCGTCCTCGGTGCAGGCGTCTACGCGCTCGCCTTTCAGGACGGCATTTGGGTGACCGACGTCCAATGGTGGCGACTCCTCGTTGGGGGCGTCCTCATCGGCATCGGCACCCGCCTCGGGAAGGGCTGTACCTCCGGCCACGGCGTCTGTGGAATTGGCTCGCGGTCGCGCACGTCGCTCACGAACGTCGCCGTCTTTCTGCTGGTGGCCGCCGGAATTGCACACCTCGTGCAAGCAATGGGGGTATCGCCGTGA
- a CDS encoding DUF6691 family protein, translating to MPVIFVGGLVFGFGLALSQMAKPEVVLDFLQFDDFGLLFVMGGAAVVSGLAVIVGTRFLQNAPLTGRQYTPRVKDLDRDVLVGGTVFGAGWGLSGICPGAGYASLGIGNYPILLAIGGMFVGAYVQGYWKAIRRDDSAPA from the coding sequence ATGCCCGTCATCTTCGTTGGCGGGTTGGTTTTCGGATTCGGCCTCGCGCTCAGCCAGATGGCAAAACCGGAAGTCGTCCTCGACTTCCTCCAGTTCGACGACTTCGGCCTCCTGTTCGTGATGGGCGGGGCCGCCGTCGTCTCCGGGCTTGCGGTCATTGTGGGTACGCGTTTCCTGCAAAACGCGCCACTCACCGGTCGCCAGTACACACCGCGGGTCAAGGACTTAGACCGCGACGTGCTTGTCGGCGGCACCGTCTTCGGCGCTGGTTGGGGCCTTTCGGGTATTTGCCCGGGTGCAGGCTACGCGAGTCTTGGCATCGGGAACTATCCCATACTCCTCGCCATTGGCGGAATGTTCGTCGGCGCGTACGTACAGGGCTACTGGAAGGCGATTCGACGCGACGATTCAGCACCGGCGTAG
- a CDS encoding helix-turn-helix transcriptional regulator has product MYDLTGFQRDLLYVIAGSEDPHGLAIKEELEEYYEKEIHHGRLYPNLDTLVDKGLVEKGQRDRRTNFYTLTRRGRREIDARNDWEARYIE; this is encoded by the coding sequence ATGTACGACCTGACAGGATTCCAGCGAGACCTCCTTTACGTCATCGCTGGGAGCGAAGACCCCCACGGGCTCGCTATCAAAGAAGAACTCGAAGAGTACTACGAAAAAGAAATTCACCACGGGCGGCTCTACCCGAACCTCGACACCCTCGTTGACAAGGGCCTCGTCGAAAAGGGACAGCGCGACCGCCGGACGAACTTCTACACGCTCACCCGTCGTGGCCGCCGCGAAATCGACGCGCGCAACGACTGGGAAGCGCGCTATATCGAATAG
- a CDS encoding sulfite exporter TauE/SafE family protein — protein MAILGLSLGLAALFVGFGLLIGILFGFFGMGGSFLVTPALLVMGYPAKVAVGSGLAFVFGTSIIAALRHRDLGQVDYKLGGMFVVGMTAGIEVGKRLVLVLEAAGLADTVVSVAYVVLLATVGLFVLRDARTADSTESDDDSAVLRALRRIRLPPVIKLKGGIEVSLWVGLTIAFAIGVLSGFLGVGGGFLLMPAMMYGLGVPAAVAVGTDVFQITISGAFGAFRYAQEGAVDLPVVTTLLAGSALGARVGAAATDVVDEDAIKGYFAAMLLAGALAVASKKLGAVYAISLLSTVSMALIFGAAILVSGAILYRAAVNIRQANRTESLAD, from the coding sequence GTGGCGATTCTCGGCTTGAGCCTTGGCCTCGCCGCGTTGTTCGTCGGCTTTGGCCTCCTCATCGGCATCCTGTTTGGCTTCTTCGGGATGGGCGGGTCGTTCCTCGTCACACCCGCCTTGCTCGTGATGGGCTATCCGGCGAAGGTCGCGGTCGGCAGTGGCCTCGCGTTCGTGTTCGGCACCTCGATTATCGCCGCGCTCAGACACCGTGACCTCGGGCAGGTTGACTACAAACTCGGCGGGATGTTCGTCGTCGGGATGACCGCCGGCATCGAGGTGGGCAAGCGGCTCGTGCTCGTCCTCGAAGCCGCCGGACTCGCCGATACGGTCGTGAGCGTCGCGTACGTCGTCTTGCTCGCCACGGTTGGGCTGTTCGTCCTCAGAGACGCCCGCACTGCCGACAGTACCGAAAGTGACGACGATTCGGCCGTCCTCCGTGCGCTCCGTCGCATCCGGCTGCCGCCGGTCATCAAACTCAAAGGCGGCATCGAAGTTTCCCTGTGGGTTGGCCTGACCATCGCCTTCGCCATTGGCGTCCTCTCCGGATTCCTCGGCGTTGGTGGGGGCTTCCTCCTCATGCCCGCGATGATGTACGGCCTCGGCGTCCCAGCGGCGGTGGCGGTCGGCACGGACGTGTTCCAAATCACCATCTCCGGGGCGTTCGGCGCGTTCCGCTACGCACAGGAGGGCGCGGTTGACCTCCCCGTCGTGACCACGCTCCTCGCCGGGAGCGCCCTCGGTGCGCGCGTCGGGGCGGCCGCGACCGATGTCGTGGACGAAGACGCCATCAAGGGCTACTTCGCTGCGATGTTGCTCGCGGGCGCACTCGCCGTTGCGAGCAAGAAACTCGGTGCGGTGTACGCCATTTCCCTGCTCTCGACGGTGAGCATGGCGCTCATCTTCGGCGCGGCGATTCTCGTGAGCGGCGCAATCCTCTACCGCGCGGCGGTGAACATCCGGCAGGCAAATCGAACCGAGTCGCTCGCCGACTGA
- a CDS encoding aminotransferase class III-fold pyridoxal phosphate-dependent enzyme — protein MDRETARPQVRELPGKRAQKWVSYHQQTAAPSTYVYDFVWDITADAEGPFCTDVDGNVLMDFTSHVGAAPLGYNNPKIMDKLRRFDLVDPMKIAGQDFYVAGAGTPDDPQIPGPAVLMDRLTDITAHYDMDTVFLSNSGAEAVENAIKICYDNSGGAKYGLTFQGAFHGRTLGALSLNRSKEVYRRHYPEIAGIHDTPFCAERSCTPDSCDCGFFTGDTSSLRKRLHPKKGHINPEEVAYLIMEPVQGEGGYNIPSEAFMQEVADICSEYNITLIADEIQSGIGRTGKLWASDHYPITPDVITCAKGLRVGATVSRSDIFPAEKGRISSTWGAGDILGAMQGTLTLDAIEQYDLLSNATARGEQLKEQFADAANGKVVDVRGLGLMLAVELDSRERRDAVINEALKRGLLILGCGYKTVRLLPPLDVTEREMALGADLLLEAINAA, from the coding sequence ATGGACCGAGAGACTGCTCGACCACAGGTCCGCGAGTTGCCCGGGAAACGCGCTCAGAAATGGGTGTCATACCACCAGCAAACCGCGGCGCCGAGCACCTATGTCTACGATTTTGTCTGGGATATCACTGCGGACGCAGAAGGCCCGTTTTGTACCGACGTTGACGGCAACGTGCTCATGGACTTTACGAGCCACGTGGGGGCCGCCCCGCTCGGGTACAACAACCCGAAAATCATGGACAAACTCCGACGATTTGACCTCGTCGACCCGATGAAGATTGCGGGTCAAGACTTCTACGTCGCGGGCGCGGGCACCCCCGACGACCCACAAATCCCCGGCCCGGCCGTCCTGATGGACCGACTGACGGACATCACCGCCCACTACGACATGGACACCGTGTTCCTCTCGAACAGCGGCGCAGAAGCCGTCGAAAACGCGATCAAAATTTGCTACGACAACAGCGGCGGCGCAAAGTACGGGCTGACCTTCCAAGGCGCGTTTCACGGACGCACCCTTGGCGCGCTCTCGCTCAACCGCTCGAAAGAGGTGTACCGTCGCCACTACCCCGAAATCGCAGGGATTCACGACACGCCATTCTGCGCCGAGCGCAGCTGCACACCCGATTCGTGTGACTGTGGCTTTTTCACCGGCGACACCTCCTCGCTGCGAAAGCGTCTGCATCCAAAGAAAGGCCACATCAACCCCGAAGAAGTCGCCTACCTCATCATGGAACCCGTCCAAGGCGAGGGCGGGTACAACATCCCGAGCGAGGCGTTCATGCAGGAAGTCGCAGACATCTGTTCGGAGTACAACATCACGCTCATCGCGGACGAAATCCAGTCCGGCATCGGCCGCACCGGGAAGCTGTGGGCGTCAGACCACTACCCAATCACGCCGGACGTCATCACCTGCGCGAAGGGGCTTCGCGTTGGTGCGACCGTTTCACGGTCGGACATCTTCCCGGCGGAGAAAGGTCGCATTTCCTCGACGTGGGGTGCGGGCGACATCCTCGGCGCGATGCAGGGGACGCTCACGCTCGACGCCATCGAGCAGTACGACCTGCTTTCGAACGCCACCGCACGCGGTGAACAGTTGAAAGAACAATTCGCCGACGCCGCGAACGGCAAGGTCGTAGACGTTCGTGGGCTTGGCTTGATGCTCGCCGTTGAACTCGATTCGCGCGAACGCCGCGATGCGGTAATTAACGAAGCGTTGAAGCGCGGCTTGCTCATCCTCGGCTGTGGCTACAAGACGGTTCGCCTTCTCCCACCGCTCGACGTGACCGAGCGCGAGATGGCGCTCGGTGCGGACCTTCTGCTCGAAGCTATCAACGCAGCTTAA
- a CDS encoding DUF4010 domain-containing protein → MVVRIALAGALGLFLGLEREWSQKSAGIRTFSLTSLLGAVFTILDTDLLLVVGGLLIIVQGVLLAFQGLKDEEKGLSLTTSTSMLVAYGVGSLVASGLIIEGVAVAMLSSLLLVLKRELHSFAWGLSREEVRSTTEFAILAFVIFPLLPSEPIGFVVNGIRVAAEPQVVWLMVVTVAGIGIANYAIVKSYGGRGIAVTGFFGGLASSTAVVGTMMDHVRQRPDATSYAVAAILLADAAMALRNLLIAIGFTLSAERILVGAAAPLGAVILCSLLVAAYTADWSEQVEMKLDNPFSLRNALGFGAMFLVIIIAGGLAEAQFGTIGFYVTAILSGLVSSAGVTTSTVVLYRTGGLPYDTAIVGILIATASSILVKAALVAFGPSRKFALRVGFWSAILLIAATAMTVVVTF, encoded by the coding sequence ATGGTGGTTCGCATCGCACTCGCCGGCGCGCTCGGCCTCTTTCTTGGGCTCGAACGCGAGTGGTCGCAGAAATCTGCGGGGATTCGCACGTTTTCGCTCACGAGCCTGCTCGGTGCGGTGTTCACGATTCTTGACACCGACCTCTTGCTCGTGGTGGGTGGCCTCCTCATCATCGTGCAGGGCGTCCTCCTCGCATTTCAGGGGCTCAAAGACGAAGAAAAGGGGCTCTCGCTTACGACTTCGACGTCGATGCTCGTCGCCTACGGCGTTGGCTCGCTGGTCGCAAGCGGCCTCATCATCGAGGGCGTGGCGGTTGCCATGCTCTCGTCGCTGTTGCTCGTGTTGAAACGCGAACTCCACAGTTTCGCATGGGGGCTGTCGCGCGAAGAGGTGCGTTCGACCACCGAGTTCGCCATCCTCGCGTTCGTCATCTTCCCGTTGCTTCCGAGTGAGCCAATTGGCTTTGTCGTAAACGGGATTCGCGTCGCCGCAGAGCCACAGGTCGTCTGGTTGATGGTCGTCACGGTCGCCGGCATCGGCATCGCGAACTACGCCATCGTCAAGAGCTACGGCGGCCGTGGGATTGCCGTCACCGGCTTTTTCGGTGGGCTCGCGTCCTCGACGGCGGTCGTCGGAACGATGATGGACCATGTCCGCCAGCGCCCCGACGCCACCTCGTATGCGGTCGCCGCCATCCTCCTCGCGGACGCGGCGATGGCGCTTCGCAATCTGCTCATCGCAATCGGATTTACGCTTTCGGCTGAGCGCATCTTGGTCGGGGCGGCCGCGCCGCTCGGTGCGGTCATCCTCTGTAGTTTGCTCGTCGCGGCGTACACCGCAGACTGGTCTGAGCAAGTCGAGATGAAACTCGACAACCCCTTCTCGCTCAGAAACGCCCTCGGGTTCGGCGCAATGTTTCTCGTCATCATTATCGCGGGGGGCCTCGCCGAAGCCCAATTCGGCACGATTGGGTTTTACGTGACCGCGATTCTCTCGGGGCTCGTCTCCAGTGCCGGGGTCACCACTTCCACCGTCGTGCTCTACCGAACCGGTGGGCTACCGTACGACACAGCTATCGTTGGCATTCTCATCGCCACGGCATCGAGCATCCTCGTGAAGGCCGCGCTCGTCGCGTTTGGACCAAGCAGGAAGTTCGCGCTTCGCGTTGGGTTTTGGAGTGCCATTTTACTCATTGCCGCGACTGCGATGACTGTGGTCGTCACGTTCTAA
- a CDS encoding PrsW family intramembrane metalloprotease, translated as MNSRKILRIARWEVTKGAGGIDRKTLVAGIAAIALLILVSSAAVGHGVTLDRGIYRVSVDESSPYYGPVATDPTFAIREPGTQDVEIAIEDGRFRVNNSPKGRAAFTELRRAVASYNDRVMATEQNQSAAFPVAVSITYVNRGGGDVVVPGDVGQSQPTTQAQPAGGETPAQRTEAGGETDGGGRDRTPLPQNDRSVSDALFGGGTGDTPSDITPPFPFESLALAFLFVLPMNFVIQAYGGSILKERINRRGVLLLVTPVSRYDIVAGKTLPYFAAALTITTIIALAIGGGLVSITAVIPLALVFLAASFLAGMFARSFKELTFVTVAISVFLTTYAFVPAIFTDLNAIALISPLTLVVRDLQSQAITVGEYAFATLPLYLTAGVLFTLGVGVYREEDMFTQRAVHLKALDAVSSRIRGRRSIAFLSILFIPFVFVAELMAIATLFALPMTFSIPVLLVLIALVEEIAKSIHIYAGFETAKFDRRISLSLILGALSGLGFFLGEKLTLISQIVGLPELQLGSVAFTGIETSGLALLGLLLAPLALHVVTATISAIGAARGARSYAVALGVAIFVHTMYNLTVVTQFG; from the coding sequence GTGAACTCGCGGAAGATTCTGCGCATCGCCCGCTGGGAAGTGACCAAAGGCGCGGGTGGGATAGACCGCAAAACCCTCGTCGCGGGCATCGCCGCGATTGCGCTGCTCATCCTCGTCTCGTCGGCTGCCGTTGGCCACGGCGTCACCTTGGATCGCGGCATCTACCGCGTGAGCGTCGATGAGTCGAGTCCGTACTACGGCCCCGTGGCTACAGACCCGACGTTCGCCATCCGCGAGCCGGGGACGCAAGACGTTGAAATCGCCATCGAAGACGGACGATTCCGGGTGAACAATTCACCAAAAGGTCGTGCCGCGTTCACCGAACTTAGGCGCGCCGTTGCGAGCTACAACGACCGCGTCATGGCGACAGAGCAGAACCAATCTGCGGCGTTCCCGGTCGCAGTCTCCATCACCTACGTCAACCGCGGCGGGGGAGATGTGGTCGTGCCGGGTGACGTCGGGCAGTCACAACCAACGACGCAGGCGCAACCCGCGGGCGGAGAGACGCCTGCACAAAGGACTGAGGCAGGCGGTGAAACCGACGGCGGAGGCAGAGACCGTACGCCGCTTCCACAGAATGACCGGTCCGTGAGCGACGCGCTGTTTGGCGGGGGCACGGGCGACACGCCGAGCGACATCACGCCGCCGTTCCCCTTCGAGTCGCTCGCGCTTGCGTTCCTGTTCGTCCTCCCGATGAACTTCGTGATTCAGGCCTACGGTGGCTCGATTCTCAAAGAACGCATCAACCGCCGAGGCGTGTTGTTGCTCGTCACGCCGGTGTCTCGCTACGACATCGTCGCCGGAAAAACGCTCCCGTACTTCGCCGCAGCGCTCACCATTACGACGATTATTGCACTTGCCATCGGCGGCGGCCTCGTCTCGATAACGGCCGTCATCCCGCTCGCACTCGTGTTCCTCGCGGCGTCGTTTCTCGCGGGCATGTTCGCCCGATCGTTCAAGGAACTCACGTTCGTTACCGTTGCCATCAGCGTGTTTCTCACGACCTACGCCTTCGTCCCGGCCATCTTCACCGACCTGAACGCGATTGCGCTCATCTCGCCGCTCACGCTCGTCGTGCGCGACCTCCAGTCCCAAGCCATCACCGTGGGTGAGTACGCTTTCGCAACGCTGCCGCTTTATCTCACTGCGGGGGTCCTGTTCACCCTCGGCGTCGGCGTCTACCGCGAGGAGGACATGTTCACCCAGCGGGCGGTTCACCTGAAGGCGCTCGACGCCGTTTCGAGTCGCATCCGCGGACGGCGGAGTATTGCGTTCCTCTCGATACTGTTCATCCCGTTCGTGTTCGTCGCAGAACTCATGGCGATTGCGACACTGTTCGCGCTCCCGATGACGTTTTCGATACCCGTGTTGCTGGTTTTGATTGCGCTCGTCGAAGAAATCGCAAAAAGCATCCACATCTATGCCGGATTCGAGACGGCGAAATTCGACCGACGCATCTCCCTTTCGCTCATTCTCGGGGCGCTTTCTGGACTCGGCTTTTTCCTCGGAGAGAAGCTCACGCTCATCAGTCAGATTGTCGGGCTTCCCGAGCTACAGTTGGGAAGTGTCGCCTTCACGGGCATCGAAACGAGCGGGCTCGCTCTCCTCGGTCTCCTGTTGGCGCCGCTTGCGCTCCACGTCGTAACCGCGACCATCTCTGCGATTGGAGCCGCCCGCGGCGCGCGTTCCTACGCGGTTGCCCTCGGCGTGGCCATCTTCGTTCACACGATGTACAACCTAACGGTGGTGACGCAGTTTGGGTGA